The Capsicum annuum cultivar UCD-10X-F1 chromosome 3, UCD10Xv1.1, whole genome shotgun sequence genomic sequence CTTTTTTCAAAGAAAGTTGGCTTCAAATCGGTAAGCAAGATTTGGTAGTTGGTTATTTAATGTGTTGACAATGAACACTTTGAACCTTCTTCATTTAGTGATGTCATGGATGACATCAATGGGGTAATTCTTGCCTATAAAAGGAGCTCATCATCTCCTTGGAAAGATACACCAACAAAAGAGTGAAATAAAAATAGAGTGAGGCATCACAGAGAGTTTAGTCTGTGAGGAAAAATAGAGAATGTGAGCGATATTGTAGTGTGgtggaaaaatcaaaagagagatttcttttgagtgtgtagTAGTCTCTTTGAATATTGTACTTGTGACTACAGTCTAAAATTCCTTACTAAAGAAACATCAGTTGCTCCTCTTGGCCCGTGATTTTTCCCTCATTGGATTTCCACGTAAAATATCTCGGTGTCATTATCactcttgttgttcttgttgatttaTAGTATTACTGTTGTCataattattgttttttattaCGGCAATATTATTATCGTGGCGAGGTTTATTCCCAACATGTAATCCTTGTTATTAGCGAATAATAAGAGATGGTTCTTCACAAATTCAGGCCTAGAGATTAACGAAAGCCAAGATATTGAGACAGACAGTAAATTGCAAGAGGTATTTCACCAGAAGCTTTAGCAAGATTTCTGTGACGATCTCTGCATGAAGGTAAGGGATTTGTTAGTTTCCTCTGTTTCGAGATGGCTTCATCTTCTTTGGATTGCAGAATCAGAAATGTGGGAGGGTTTAATATTTGAGAGACTTGCGAGTTTAGTTATTAACAAATGAGAAAATAATTGTTTTCGTTCTTGTGTTATGGCTGTATTATGGTTTTCCTGTTCTTGCTGCTTTCTTTGTTTTTCGTTTAAGCCATCGTTCTTGGAGATGGTTTGTGGTAACGTATTTCCAAGGGAGCGAAGGTTATTTAACAAAACCAACTACTTAAGccattttttaaaaatccattttgAGTTAGAAACGCACAATAATCTTCAAGTTAAAAGCGAAAATAGAATGGACGTCTAGCAAAAATGCAAGCAAGTAATTTAAAGACTGTAATCTGGTCGAGGTACAATATCACCAATACGACAATTTAAACATTTACTTTCTGAACAGATGGGGGAGCAGCATTCGAGAGCATTGTAAATACATAGCAGAAACTATTTGGAGCCAGCCGGGTCACCCAGACAAGCTAGGGCATATATCATCGTCATGTCGAACATTGCATAGTGTAATTCTTACAGGTTATTAGTCACACGATTGTCTTCATGACACTCATGCTAGCCTTCATTTTTGGTGCATTCGCGGTTTCTTCTGTCAAAAAGGACAAACTAGGCTCATAACATAGATTTCTACCTCAAGACACGGAGCTATGTTAGTAACATCTAGATGTTTGATCGAGTCATCCTTTGGATTGTATTTCGTGAAACCTGATTGGGACGGAAGTAAAATCTCACCTTCATTTGACACTAAAATAGTTGGATAAAATATACGCGGCACAGGATCTTCAGAAGACATGATGGTAAATACCTTTGTCCAAGATTCTCTCAACCCGATACTCCTTCATAACCCAGATATCAAGATGAGTCCACGCATAATTATAAAACAAGGAAAGATCGCTCTGAAACACTCCAAGCTTAAACTGTTGGGACATCTTTCAAAACAAGAAGGCTTCTCTACCTCTTCCCATTTCTCATCAGTCAAATCAATAGAAATGATGTTCCATTGCATGTCAAGCCAATGAAGTTTCCCCTTGACAAACTTAGCAGAATCACCCAAGAGCCAAAACGTCTCCAAGAATCACTCTTTAGACTATATATCTTGACGTCAACGTGACTCGGGTGTCCCTGTCCATTTGTGTAAACAGGGAAAAAACCCACTACCTTGTAATCATCTTGGAACTCATCATATGTAAAACCAAAGTTGAAATGAGCAAAACCATCCTCATGGTTACGTCTATAACTAGGCAATGTCTTGTACTTTCTCATTGATGGATTCCATAGAAAAAAGTCATGTAATCTACCAAAATCAGTGATGGAAAGACAAATTAATCCATTGACAGAACCAACAAGCCAAGGATATCATCACGCTTTTTACCAGGATAATTCAAGTCGAATGCCTCAGTTACAGAATCATAAAGTAAAGAGCTAACAGAACAATCCTTGATATCATGATTAGAATTTCCAGTCTTAATCATAACACGATGGTGTGTGTAGTTCTTGTTAGTAGCGGATAATAAGAGATGGTTCTTCACAAATTCAGGGCTAGATATTAACAAAAGCCAAGATTTCGAAAGAGACCTGAATTGCAATAGATATTTCATGGGAAGCTTTAACAAGATTTTTGTAATGAGTTCTGCAGGAAGGTTAGGCATTGGCAAGACTGAATCTCCTTTGGATTCCATGTGGATTACAGATAACATAAGAAAAGGATGTGGTTTAAGTTTTGGGGTataattgaatgatgtttttggCTACAAACTCTTCTCCCTATACAAAAAAGGGTGAGGGAAATATACTGCTCCCTCTACTCTTTCAAAAAACAAGTAGTgacatattttgacttgacatgaaatttaaaaaagaataaaaaaacttttgaattctAGTCTTAAGTTAAAATTATGTCATATGTACCAAAATGCTTCttaatcttatggtcttaaacatgtcacatGAAAAATTGTTACCACATTGATAACTtgatatgtttgaaaaaataaaataaaacgtaTTTTTGGCTAGTAGTGGAGCACTTTCTGAAAGCTTGCCTACGCacaaatttttgttttattattaagaaaagTGTTTTTAAAATCAATTAGCAGAACTCATATTGCTACTTTGAAGTGTTTGAAAGCTGAGTAATTtggaaaaacttttttaaaaattgttttaaaattGTAGCTAAACATTTTTTGAAAGCTTACCTAACACAAACTGTTGGTATAGTATTGACAAAAATATGTTTCAAGTTCAATAACAAAAGAAATATTGTATCCCTTTTGAAATATACTTTAAAAAAATGCTTTTGTATTTCACAACCGTTTTTCTCAGTTTAGTTTTTCAACTATTTGAATTTGTCAATTTGCATTTCATGTATATTAGGTCTTATCACTATTGCTCATTAGAATTGCACTAAAATTTTAAGGGTTCTCgatagagaaagaaaataatatgcaTTAAATTAAATTTGCTTTGAAATATATAGTTTTTGTTGTTGATGGATTAAAATAAAACCAGCCAATATCCCTTGTAACCTGATAGATAACATGATACTTAGAAACAACAACATAATCTGTGAAATATGTGGATGGTAGGATGGCCGCggactttatttctttatttgtggGATAAAGACTAAAGATAAAATAGTCTCATGGAGCATCCCCACTTATCCAATCCGgtgtaccaaacgacccctaatttACTTTTGCTAGGATCAAGTGAAAGGAACTTTGAGTCAACAAGCTTGTTATCATCAAACCATGTTGACACTTAGGAGAAAAGAAATTAATTGGATGAATTTAAAACTTTTCACCAGAAACTCCGCATTCTACTAAACACAAAAAGTACAGCAAAGGCACTAATCATATTTTCAGAATTGTTTGGGGGGAGAGCAACTTCAACTATCCATTACAATAATATACTAAGATTACATTATACTTTACAACCACCAGTTGGTTACTTTTACAACGGCCCCACCATCCACTAAGCAAAGGGATAAAGGGAGGATTGGGTGCTTTCATACGTTTACCTTTGTACAAGGTATGACATCATGCCTTGTTCGACAAAACTCCAGAAAGGTAATAGAAAAGGGCCAATGGTTGAGCTAAAAGCAAAAGTTGTGGCATCTGACATTGATTGCATTGCCACCAATTACAGAGGAAAATACAAAGTGATGGTAGGTAAGGGTAAGGATACAAAGAAGGGTGGGACACAAGGCTATTAGGAGTTCTCAGAGGCACGTGCAGCACATTGGAGGTCTATGATGGGGCTGCCGGTTCAGGCTTGACCAGTGACTGGTCATCCGGTTGCTGAGTAGGATAGATCAGGGCAGCTAGTGATATGGGCATGATGCAGAGTGATTTAGACTGAAGGTATTGCATGGCAGCACCAACATCTTCCTCCATGAGCTTAGCAACCTCTCGTTCTGTGTCGGCATTGGACCACTTATCCCATATATGCTGGTTGGATCTACTTTCACCACTGTCCCCCTAACATaagagaaaaaacaagaaaataccGAAGCAAATGAAGAATTTGTTAGCTCAAGCAATTAGACAATGTCTTTAGGGTCTTTGATGTTCAATTAATAGTAACAGGATCCCATTCATTACCTCCACAGATTGCAATGGAATGTCAGCAACAAGTTGTGCTACCGCACTAGCTCCTCCCAGCCTACTCATGCTCAGTACCTTTAGGCAGTTTAATTCAAACTATTTACTTAACAGATACGAGAATGAAAACCAGGAAATCTCCAAACCAGCTACGGGACTATGATTGCCAAGAAATCCATGAAACTGGGGAACTCAAAACCACTAAAGAGGCTACACATGAACCAACTCCCCCCCCAACTTCTAACATAGCCAAAAGTTTTGCATATATTACAGCAAATGACATACCAAAACGTAACAGTAACATCCTACTAAGTTAAGAGTTATAGAGTGGGATTATCAATGATTGGCATGATAACTTTCATGTAAGTAAAGCAAGCACTAGGGACCAATAGACGAGACGTAAATTTCTCAATGAGGCACCAATCATCCTTCAAGCGGTTATTTATATGGTATACCAGAGGACCTTTTTGAGAAGGCAACAGTAGACCACTAGACGACTTCTAACAATAGTATGAGATTACCCTttacttttttcaatttctttttttttttaatcaagacTCTTTTCAATTTCTTGAACACATCTAACATTCCTACCCTCATATTTTATGACACTATTTGACACAGAAGCAAAATATTAGTTTGACTTGCATATCATACAAGTAGTAGTAGACAACATATTAAACGAGTAGATGAAAAGTTgagttcaaataaaaaaatacctcaattttgaatttgaacagttaaaatgatttaaaaagcTTATCAGAATGATGTCGAACAAAAATAGGAAGTGTGTGCAAATCGGGACCTTGGGAGTAGGAGGTAGAATAGGCCAGGATGAGAATTACTTCCAAATTGCCCAGGAGATGTAGAAATATACTTATTCGAAACTGAATTATTATACAAGCAAAACCATTAACTTGTCCTTAGTATTACACTCATAAGGCAACTATTTCCCATGAAATCAAGCCAAACGTAGCTCAAGGTACGTAGTACGGATAAGATAATTAACTCAATCACCGTTAGAGAAACCAAGAACCAGAAAAGCACATGATCCAAAACACTAAACCCCCAGCAAGGAAGTATCCTCACGAACATGATGGTGAAGGTGAATTATTGAGCTCGACAGGAATGGATAAATGATAATGGTTCCAACAATTTTAAATTAAGAATCAAATCATATGGAGAGGAACAATTGTAAAGCAGCTTCATTGTACAGAAATCAGAAGCTGAGAACCTAATTTGCTATGGAACATGGTAGGAAGAGTGATGACTAAGTTAGCAACAAGATCAACGTTAAAAAATTAACATATTACCTTAACCTGAAGCCTTAAGAACTTCACATAGTCCAGAATCTCATCAAGCATTGCAGCCCTATCTGTCTGGCAAGAGAAAAATAAGATTTCAATACCTCAAGCTTTCCACATCCTTGTTAAATTAACTCTTTATATTAGGGACCCATTGAAATTAGATGCTGAATAACTAAGACAAAGTCCAATTGCAAAAATCCATATCAAAGTGAAAATCAGCAATCCAGCTAATCCCAAAAGCCCGACAACTAGAAAATAGTACACTTGACCATCAGACACAGTCCACCACAAGTGAAAGTTTGCTTACAAGATGATTCATCCTATACCTGTTTTAATTTTCTACGTATTGGTATTTTATGGTCATGCTGTTGACGAAAAAGTAAAATTACTATTTGTAAACATAAGATTTCGTACTTTATAGAGCCTGAGAATGACACAAGAGATGTGTAAAGAAACACACTATTCATGAAAATAAGAACTTGTGGCAGGCAAATAGACACTTGGACACACCTTATTGCAGCTGGGTACCAGTTCCTGCAAAGCCTTTATTCTTTCTGATATCCTCTCTCTTCTCAGCTGCAAAAAGAAACAGGTCGATCAATTATTTAGTACCACTTGTTTCTAGAAGACTCTCTAACAGCTTGCATTATACTATGTGATACACATTTGCCCTCACGGAACTTATCTACATAGCATGCTACATCAATCTTCTTACCCTCTCAGCAATGCTATGTGGATCTGTGGCTTGTCCCCTTCGAGCTCGAACCCTGGGACGAATTGAAGGTGGCTGCGGTACAGTTACTGTTGTGCTAGTTGTTGGTGGGCCTTGAAAGGGCTGCAAGAAACCAAGAGAAATTATAAGTTAGACAAATGCAGAAATTATCTATTCCCATCGTTCACAAAGTAGCCATGTCCGTCTTAGAGAAACATAATCCAAATCATAGTTAACAAGCATGAATCGTACAACTAATCAGACTTCAAAAATAAAACAACCATGCCTCTATGAGGTCTAAGGTTCAAATCCCGTTAAGGCAAAAAACACCAGGTAATTTCTTCCTATATATCCAAGCCTTGGTGAGTAGAATCACCCGATACCCTCATTGAAGAGAGATGGCAAATACAAGGTGGAAAGGTTGAGCTGAGCATAAGCTAATCTCGAACACTGCCATctttgaaaaacaaaaatataacagTGTTCTATATTCTTATGTCAGATAATATGCCTCAATTAGAAAAGAATTATTCTTCAAAACCATTTGCTTTCCATGTAGTTGTTGGCAAGGAGAATTAAATTGTGTAAATACAAATTCTGGACTAGCTTCAGACAGCTCACCGACTATAAATTTGTAAATGCATTTAGATTTCAACAACATGCCCAATATAATCCAACAAATAGGgtctgggagggtagagtgtGCGTAAACCTTACCCGAGGATATGTTAGCTCCGTAGCCAAGACTTGACCCCAGGTCTCTCGGGTGAGAGCCGAGTATCTTAAGATTTCAGCTTATAAACAAAAATCATTTAAGCATAGTCTACAAAGATCTTGACCACAAAGTTGTCTCTCATAAAACCTCAGGAAGCAAAATCATGAAGTGTAAATAGTTGCAATATGTACAAGTCAATAAGGAATTTAACCAATGGGATTGAAGGTGACAGAAAAAATTCAGTCGCAAGTCAAATTTATAATAGGCACTTTCTATAGACATTGATAGTTTACAATACTTTTCCGAGTTTAGCATTCTTCAAAACAAACTAATTCCTCAATGATCATCAGAAACAATAGTAACTCTTTACAGGGTCCTGTTTCAAGTTACAACAAAACTAACTACACATAACACATTCAACCCAGAAATCTATCACAATCAACACATGAAAACTGAAATTAACTCAATTTTACATTTCCAGCTATTTATATCGAAAAAATTATCTGTACTGGAGAAAAAAGCAATAACTTTCACaaccaaaacacacacacacacacacacacacagagagagagagagagagagagagacggTGAGAGTAACCTGGACATGGTGAACAGGAGGCACAGAGTGTCTAACTGCATGAGATTGCAAATGCTCTAATCCTGCATATAAACTCCCTATATTCATCCCTTCTCTTTCCTacaaaacaaacaataataagaataataagttGCATATCCTGAAATTTGAAAAATGCCAAAAGAAAAAATCTCAAGTTCAAATCCAAACAAAACAAGCTAAGTGATTCTTCACATATGTCTTAGCCTTGAAGGACAAAATTACACGATATATGTTGCTGGTGGCgaggtgggaggtggcaggtatccatGGAATTAGTTGAAGTTAGCAAAAACTGACCCAAATACCACAATtatcaaaagaaattaaaataaaaaataaataaacactcCCTCTGTTTCTTTTTACTTGTCCCTAATGTTTCAATTTACTTGTCTAAgagaattttgttatatttttcctTGTCTACTACGTAAATTAATAATTGTCAAATTTAGAGTTTCAGAATTTAgtcctccatttcattttacctGGCccttaagaaaaattaatagacatgtattttatgttttggattattttatgttgttatttaatACTAACATATCCTCGGGTAAGGTTtacatacactctaccctcaacttaaattattttaggttgttatttaatattaagggcATAAAGGGAGAAATATACTCCCTCTAGTCCAAAATAAGTGATTTTTTGTTTCAATCACACCTATTAACGAAAAGAAATTAGGACATTAATTGTACTTTGCTTTTCATTTTTAACTTTCAGTTATTATCAAACTAGTCTCGAAATTTCATcacattaaaataaagtaaattaagtCTCTTGAAACTCATAACCTAAAAAGTGTAAACGGAGGGtaaaattaaaggaaattttAAACATGTCTTTTAAAGAGtgaataattcacttattttggaGATTGAAAAagagctcaaaaattcatttattttggaccAGAGGAGTAATAATattctcttaatttcataaattggatAGTAGTAATAGTTAAATTTAGAGTTTCATAACATTTAATTCAGTATCCTTAACCAGTGTGTCACGTCAATAAGGgccaagtaaaatgaaacggagcGAGTAATTGCTTACATGCTTCACTGCATAAGCACCACCAGCATCACTGACGTCATCACGTCCGTTATCCAAGCTTAATCCCAATGGAAACAACGGCTGCTGTAATACTCCACCACCTCCAGCACTACCACCACCAGAAGAGTTAAACGACGCCGTATCTGACGGAGTATTACCAACATCAGCTACAGGCAAACCAGTGTAAGAAGGAATCGCGAGAATTTGCTCGATAAAATCATCGGCGTATCCCTCCGTTTGATTGTTCGACATGCCGGAGATTTTTTCCGgcgaattaaaataaaaaaaatttaaggtgAGAAGAAGGGTGAGGGTTTTGAGAATACTGAAATGAAATTGGAATGAAGGGAATGGAACTGTTTTGGTGCTTTGTGGCATGCGTTTTAAAAAGTGTAAtgatttttacttctttttttttaattgttttgggTTTTTGTGAGTAGTCCTTGGAGGTTATTGTAATGTTGTTTTTGGAATCTATAGGTTTTGTAAATGGGCAAATTTTGCTCTTTTCTTTTTAGCTACTAAAGATTTAGGAACTATTCGATCATAAAAGGCacaaatagtttttaaaattttttgatagtacaatttgtcataaaaaaattcaatcgtacaaaaattagaaaaaaaaaaatagtttttggatcaaatttaatttttggagacttttaaaaatttaaaatt encodes the following:
- the LOC107864641 gene encoding transcription factor UNE12, with amino-acid sequence MPQSTKTVPFPSFQFHFSILKTLTLLLTLNFFYFNSPEKISGMSNNQTEGYADDFIEQILAIPSYTGLPVADVGNTPSDTASFNSSGGGSAGGGGVLQQPLFPLGLSLDNGRDDVSDAGGAYAVKHEREGMNIGSLYAGLEHLQSHAVRHSVPPVHHVQPFQGPPTTSTTVTVPQPPSIRPRVRARRGQATDPHSIAERLRRERISERIKALQELVPSCNKTDRAAMLDEILDYVKFLRLQVKVLSMSRLGGASAVAQLVADIPLQSVEGDSGESRSNQHIWDKWSNADTEREVAKLMEEDVGAAMQYLQSKSLCIMPISLAALIYPTQQPDDQSLVKPEPAAPS